The nucleotide sequence CCCATGTCCAGGATCAATCACTATTTTCATAGATTCAGCATGTACTTGTGTGTTAAACAAGCTTCCAACACCAAAAAGTAAGGCAAATGAACAAATTATTTTACTTAATAGCTTCAATCTATTTCCTCCCCAATTGAAAAGAAGCAATCTTTAAGACCGCTTCTATTCTTTAATCTCGAACATTAAAGTATTGTAGCTGTCATAACTTCTAGTTGAATTTATATCTCTTACATGAACAACCAACTTATAAGTTCCAACTTGATTTGGAAGCCAGTTAGTTGAAGAACTGGCTCCATAATCACGTATCAATGTCCATTCACCTGTCTCAGTGTTTTCTACCCAGAATTTATACTCCAAGCTAGTTCCTCCGCTTGCTTCTGCACTTACATTTATACTAGTTCCTATCACTTGTGGACTACTCTTATCAGCCGTAACTTTATTTACTGTTACTTTTCCTGGCTGAGAAATTACATAGGTTAAAGTTTGGTATGCTTCATAGCTCTTGGTTGAACCTACATTCCTAACATGCACTACTAGCTTGTAGTTTGCCGCTTCACTTGGTGTCCAACTAGTAGTTGCACTGCTTCCATAATTTCGTATGAGTGTCCATTTTCCTGTATCCGTATTTTCCGCCCAGAATTTATACTCCAAGCTAGTTCCTCCGCTTGCTTCTGCACTTACATTTATACTAGTTCCTGTAACTTGTGGACTGCTCTTATCAGTTGTAACTTTATTTATTGTTATTTTTCCTGGTTGAGAAATTACATAGGATAAAGTTTGGTATGCTTCATAGCTCTTGGTTGAACCTACATTCCTAACATGCACTACCAGCTTGTAGTTTGCCGCTTCACTTGGTGTCCAACTAGTAGTTGCACTGCTTCCGTAATTTCGTATGAGTGTCCATTTTCCTGTATCCGTATTTTCCGCCCAGAATTTATACTCCAAGCTAGTTCCTCCGCTTGCTTCTGCACTTACATTTATATTGGTTCCTGCTTCTTGCGGACTAGCTTTGTCCACCGTTAGATTACTTACATTGATTTTTGGCGGCTCTGATATTTTATAATTTAGTGTCCGATAGGCATCATAGCTTTTGGAAGATCCAACTTCTCTCGCATGTACTACTAATTTATAGTCACCTGCTACGTTTGGTGTCCAATTAGCTGTAGCACTACTTCCATAATTTCTAATTAATGTCCATTTACCAGTACTCGTGTTTTCTGCCCAGAACTTATACTCTAATGTTGTTTCACCAGTGGCCACTGCGGTTACATTTATATTGCTTCCTGTTACTTGCGGACTAACCTTGTCCACCGTTATTTCACTTATATTGACTCTTGGTGGCTCTGATATTTTATAATCCAGAGTTCGATAGGCATCATAACTTTTTGTTGAACCTACTTCTCTCACATGCACTACTAGCTTATAGTTACCTGATTCACTAGGTAGCCAACTTATTGTGGAGCTAGAACTATAGTCATTGAGTAATATCCATTGGTTTGTATCAATGTTTTGTGCCCAGAATTTATATTCTAGTGAAGTGCTACCACTTGCTGATGCACTGATATTAATTGTTTGGCCCAACTCTTGTGGACTAGTTTTTGACGTTGATAATCCATCTACTTTAATCGGCTCATTAATGACGAACTCTTTCGTAATGTAATCATCATAATCTTTCGATGAATATTTATCTTTCACATGAACATTCAAGGTGTAATTACCACTAGTATCTGGTGTCCAATCAACATAACTTTTCCCAGAGTAGTTTTGAATCAGCTTCCATTCTCCTTGATATCCAACCCAAAATTGATAGATTAATTGAGAACCGCCACTAGCATTTGCAGTGACCCTAATCGTATCTTTAGCGTTTTGCGGGGAAGATAAATCCGTTGTAATACTGCTAACCGATGCTTCAGCTGGAATTTTTCCTGTTAAATTGATTGTTGTACCTTGATAATAAAAGCCAAGAATATCTCGATAATTCTTTCCATGGTTTTGAGCCATATTTTGTGCTCCATGTTGACTCATTCCAACCGCGTGCCCAAAACCACTTCCCTCTATTTTATATTGACTCCCCGTATCTGTAACACTATTAATATTGATACTCTTCATTTTGGCCCAACCAAACATAGACCTAAAAGTAGTCATATTGAACGTAAAAATATTTTGAAAACGTGCTATATCGTTTGAAGAATTTTTTCGATACTCTCCAGTTACCTTGTTTCTCAACATATATTGTATTTCAATATTTCCTTTATAAACAATATCTGATTGCATTGTGTTGTTAATAAGGTCTAAGCCGAATATTTTTGTGATTTTCAGTTCATAATCTTTACTAATGCCATTAGTGTATAAATTTGATTTTAAATTGTTTATGAAACTTGAATCAGCTTCACTAACTGAACTCCACCAATCCTGAGGTCTTTTAAGGTCCTTAGTAGATACGTCAATTTGTGTTTCTGCTAGATAAAAACTCCAATTGTTATATGAATTACCACTAAAACTATCGTACGGATCTAGTTTAGTAGTTAGATAGGGATGGTATTCATCATTACTCCATCCATAATTCTCATTTGAAATAATCTTGCCACCGTTTGAGGATGAGTAAACCGCTGAAATCGGGTTACCATTATAATTTATAATTTGACCTCTTGTTGATTCAACGGCTTTAATAACATTTTGATAAGTAGAACCAGTTACTATACCAGCATATACTTGATCATTCTGCGAATCTATAATAGTTTTAGTTGATGAATCGACAAAAGGCAAAGCATGGGTTCGTGCTGCCAAAGTTTGTGCTTTAAGTGCTTCAATATCCCAACTTGGATACATTTCAAAACCAACTACGCCCTTTAAGTAGTCCTCGATAAATAATTTGTTGTAAGGACGTACATAGCTTCCTTCTTTTTTAAAATTCATTTCTCCATAATAAGACAAAATTTTACCCTGTCTTACTGAATCATGAACGGTAACAAAGCTACTATCACTGTACAGGGTTGGATAAATGTTAATACCTGATGTTGACTTAGTAATGGTAGTAGAACCATCCATAAGAATAACATCACCACTTTGAATTTTTACTGTGTATATCCTTCCTTCTTTTAACGCATAATTCAAGCCTGTTATTTTATATGTTCCAGAAACTTCAAAGTCAATACTGCTTTTATTTCCAATATGGTTATAGAGCTTTACTGAGATAAGACCAGGGCTTGCTGCCGACACTTTTTCTGAGTTTGTAAATACTAGAAATACAAATAGCACAGAAAAAAACACTATTATTTTTTTCATAATTAACCCCCCTGTATCATTTTACAATAATCTACAAAATACTATTTATTATATTAAACTATCATTCATTATTTTAAAACCCCTAAAAAAGTCTTATTTATTTGTAAATATTCTAAAGATAACCAAAAAAGATAGTAGGAAATTACATCCTACTATCTTTTGGTTAATTATAACTTTTTAACATGTAATTCTAATAAATTTTGTATTTTAGAGTTAAATTTCTTCTGATCGAATTTCTCGTAATAGAGTAATTTTAATATATCTAGATGAGAGTAATTGGTCTGTCTAGCATCTATTGAAATCATATATTCTGGTCTTTCCTCAAATTCATATTCATAAAAATGATAATTATGAAATTCCTTGAAATCCTTAAATTTATTTATGGTATCTTCAGGTCTAATAGCTAACTTATCCGGATTTCCATATGCTTGTTTTAATATATAGTTAAATTCATAAAACTTGTATGTCCTATTTTTAGCATTTAATTCTGTTGCATTGTCAACTACAATAAAGGTATTGTTATTAGCTACATTTTTATTATTTTTCATTTCATAAATGAGAGCCAATTGTTTATAGTGATCCAGCTGATATTCTAGAAAGAAGGATAAATTCAAGAATGAAAACCCCGTTATAAGATAGGTTAAAATAAGGGTCTGAACCTTTATATTTATCCTTATAATGCTCGCTATTAATTTTATACCATAATATATAGTAATACTTGCCCCCAACGGAATTAATAACTGCCACCTTCCGTACATGCCAATATGTTGAGGTATCTTTCCAACTGCACAATACGGAAAAACAGCCGCAAAGATAGTAAGGATTCCATATATAAACAATAAAACACTTTTATTTGTTTGTTCATCATTGTGTTTTTTTAGTATGATTAAACTTATCACAATCGTTATTATCCAAACAACACCATACATATAAATTCCATTCATTGGTGTTGCGACTTGTATAATTACATTTAAAAAAGAATCATTAAGAGAATGTATAGAGTATCCTATGCCTTTAAATAACGAATCAATTGTGATTTCATTATATCCTTTATATAACCCATAAGAATCAAATTGTGTTTGAATGAACCTCGCAACTATCGGAATGATTAAAAAATCTAAATACTTGTATAGTAATTTCAAGTATGTTTTTATATTAGTTAATTTCTCTCTCTCGTAATAAATAATATCAATTAATACGATACCATAAAAAAACAATAAAGAATTATGGGCAAACGATAAGAAAAATACTAAAAGTGATAGGATCCTATATATTTTTTGCTTTTTCCTATAGTACTCCGTTAATAGATACCATCCCAAGAAAAATAACAAATAAGGAATTGTGTACCATCCAATTATCACCAATAGTCTTTCCGTGAAGACTGGAAAAACAGAAAAAATAGCTACTATATAAAATCGATCCCATTTATTAAATAACTCTTTGTGATTATTTAAAATCAAATAAACGAATACACTACAAAGTAGAAAAACAAAAAAAGACAGTATTCGATAGCCGACAGCTCCAAGATTGCTTAAAGCAACAATTAACCATCCGATATAAGGCATACCTGCCATATTGTGCCATTCGAGTATAGTCTCACTATCCATCCCTACCACACCAACATCGTCCCAAAAAACACTGTCATTAAATAAAGTGATTCCATACGAAACAAAGTAAAAGAATATAATAGTTATTAGTAAGGTGGTAGATTTTTTTTTCACCATTCACAACCTCTCTTCTTCCTGACTACAACAAGAAAAATTAATTATTATTATAATTTTCTATGGAAAAGTACATGAATGCCCTTCTCTCTAAGGAAAATATAAAAAAATATTATCAAACTAATAATTGATGTAAGCATACCCCAAATAAATCCAGGAGATGTATATTGCATCTTAACATGATTATTACCTTTCGAAAGGTCTATAGATACAAATGCACCCATAACTTGGTTTGGAGTTACTTTTTTGTTATTTACAAATACTGTCCACCCTTTGTCATAAGGTATTGATAAAAATAATTCTCCACTTTTCTTTACATCAATATTTCCTTCAATTGTATTACCAGACCACTTTGTTAGATTAAGCCGATTATCTTTTAACATACCCAGCTGTCGATTCAATTTATGAATATCAAGCTCATAAAATAAATCTCTATAAATTAAAAGCTCTGGCTCATGAAAGACAAAATCAACTGTTACAATTTCTTCTTTATAACCTCCCAAATCAATAATGTTATTATTATATGTTGTAGGATAGTTATCAATTAGTTTTCCATTAACAAATACCTTTGATTCTCCAAATACGGATGGCCGAATTAAAGCATATAATTCCTTCATTCCTCTAATATCAAATTTGTAAGATACCTCTCCTACTTTTTTCTCGCTTTTTTTTATTAATCGATACTCTCCATTTTGTTGATTTAAAGTCACATTCTTGTAGGAAATAGAAACCGGCTTCAGTGATTTGAATACTCCATTCTGTCCCGATCGAACACCTAACATCTTATTTATTATGTTATTTTGGAGTTTAAAAGGATTATTATTCTCCATTTTTAATTCCTTGAAATTGTCATTCACCATGAATCCTATCGGTAAATAGTTTTTGTTCTTTTGCACTTCTAATGTATCAATTTGCAAATATTTGTCATATCCATGCTTCTCAACATTATCAAGTCCAATAAAATATTTAATACCTAAAATAGAGTCTGTTACTAAGGTCCCGCCGATTGGGGAAGTCCATTTTTGTGAAAACGTAGTATATCCTAGTTTATTCATTGCATCAACCATATTAGAATTTGTCATAGAACTAAAATGCCTTAGACCCTTATAATCTAAACGAAATGGAGAATTAAAGCTTCGTGGTATGTCTGTTTCTATTCGGTAGAATACTGGATCAACATCTTCAATTTTTTGAATTACTTTACGGTAGTTAGAGTCATGATATTCCGATCTTGACGGAATTTTATAATCGCTTTCTATATTAGATAATAGCACAAAAGCATTTAACCCTAAATCTACTACAATAATAAGTATTAACAAAAATTTTGCTACTACATCTTTCCTTCTAATAAGGGATAAATATAATAAGCTTAATAAGCTAACGATTAAAGTTAGATTAGTTATAATACTTACCATATGGAATGTTCTTTCTCTAAAAATAAAAAGTATTGTTACCATAGTAACCGCTTGAAGAATAAGAAACCTGCTTTTAACACGCGATCCACTGCACATCTCCATAAAAACTTTAGATGATATTAATATCATTAGAAAAGAAAATAAAAATGAATACCTAAATGGGAACATATTAGGTGAGTCAAAACCATGCCACGCACTGTTAATTATAGGAATTTCAAAACTTAAAAATACTACTAATAGTAGGATGCCGAAAGTTATCTTTTCTCTCTTAGTTATCTCCTTCATCGTAAAATAGACTGGAAGTAGCAATGTTGGGAAGATACCTATATATATATTTGGCAAACCTGTTGATAGAAGGGAATCATACGCGCCATTATAAAATTTACTCATAAAATCCAATATACTAAATAATGGCTTAACATCCATTAGTAACTGAGTTGGTGAACTACTTGCATTTACTAAAGCAAAAACCACCGGAAGGGTATTAATAAATGACAGACAGATCCCTAATACTGTCGAACCCAAAAATAAGCTTACCTTTTTTATGATTTCCTTTAAAGTAATATTTTTGTTTTCAATAATTAATCTTGCCCAAAAATACATAAAACTAAAAATCCCGACCATATATGATATATAAAAATTGGAAACAAACATTAAAGCCAGAAAAAAAGATAGAAACAATACTTTATTACTTTTTATTAAGTATTCAACTCCCAGTAAGATTACTGGTAAAAGGACAACACCATCTAACCACATAATATTTTGTGCATAAACTATAGAATAGGCCATTAAAGCATAGCTCACTGAAAAAATAATCTGACCATAACTGTTTATTCCAATTACTTTTTTCAAATATATGGAGGAGGTTAATCCAGCAGATCCTACTTTTAACAAAGTCATTAATACGATCGATTCAGGAATACTTTCTCTTTCGAATAAAATGATTAATGGAGAAAAAATACTAGAGAGATAATAACCATACACACCAAAAAAGTTCATCCCTAGACTTGCTTTCCAACTATAAAACAAACTATCCGAAGTGGTTAAAACATCATAAAAATAATTATAAAATTCAATATACTGTCCAAACATATCCTTTATAAGAAAAGATTTTGATCCAAAAGGATAAATATTGAAACAAATCAAAACGATGCCAAATACTAACATAGGTATAATAAAACAAAGCAAATAAATTATAATGTTACTATTTTTGATAGTTTCTAACCCAGACCTTAAATTGAACATTTGAGTACCTCACTTAATGAACGTCTTACATCTAATTACTTTGTTAAAATTTTCTTCGATAATAAGAAGGTAAATGGTATGGCAATTACTGACGCTAATAACGGTGAAATATTTTCATCAAATTTCATCAAATCCACTAGAATAAATACAGCTAAAGAAGAAACGCTAATATTTACTACATATGTTAATGGGAACTGAAAAAATTTCTTGAAGGTGGGCTTTGTTTTATACGTAAACAATGAATTCATAAAAAAAGAACCCACCATGCTTATTAAAAATGCAAGAATATGTGAAATCATGTAATGAAAATGTACCAAGTTAAAAAGGAGCAAATATAATACATAATAATTGAATGTATTAATAAACCCCACTATGATGAATCTGACTATTTGTGATGAGAATAAATAATTCATGAAAAGCACCTTATTCCCTTTCTATACTTTGGTCCTCAATAATAAAGTGAGGGCGTCTTTTAGTTTCATAGTAGATTCTCCCAATATACTCTCCTATTACTCCAAGAGATATAAGCTGTATTCCTCCTAAAATTAATACAGAAGAAATAGTAGTAAAATAACCTGGAACATCAATTCCATATATTACTTTCTGAAAGAAGGAGAATATGACATATAGAACAGCCAGTAGGGTAACAAAGAATCCCAAATATATTGTTACTCGCAAAGGCTTATTATTAAAAGATATTATCCCGTCAATACCGTAGCTGAGTAGTTTAGAAAAAGTCCATTTACTTTCCCCTTCACCACGGATAATATTATCGTATTCAATTACTTTCTCCTCGAATCCAATCCATGAAAATAGCCCTTTAGAAAATCTGTTATATTCCTGCATTTTTACAATAGCGTTTGCTGCGCGTTTACTTAATAATCGAAAGTCTCCGATACCATCAGTTAACTCTACATCAACAAATTTATTAATCAGCCTATAATATAATTTTGATACCGATGATCTACTTACTGATTCTCCTTTTCTGGTTCTTCTTGCAATTACTTGATCGAATCCTTCCTTATACCCCTTAACCATTTCAGGAATCAGGGATGGTGGATGTTGTAAATCTGCATCCATAATGATGTATGCATCCCCTGAAGCAAAAGTTAATCCAGCGAGCATAGCAGCTTCTTTTCCAAAGTTTCTACTAAACGAAGCAAACTTCACCTTTTTATCATTACTTGAAAGATCTTTAATAATATTTTTGGTGTTATCCTTACTCCCATCATTTACAAAGATAATTTCATAATTGTAATTGTTTTGTGTCAAAATTTCAGTCGTTATATTATAGAATTTCTTAAGTACCTTTTCTTCTTCATAGCATGGAACTATTATGGATAGCTTCAATTTTTATCACCCTAGATTATTTTATCTTTACCCTTTTAAACTCTATGTTACAATGGAATTGTGTTAACTAACCGTGAATAGTAGTCATAAATATTAATAATTTCTGCTTTACTTTTTTCAGGTAGTTGCTCCTTAGGAATTATAAAGGAGTCTATCTGTATTTGCTCTCCAAAAATGTTATAGATATTTCCTAAAGCCGATGAATAAAAAGAAGCGACTACATTAGGAATTTCCTTTTTTATCATTAAATAAAGTTCAATAGAGGCATCTGGTCTTAATATTTCAAATCCGAGTTTATCATATACTTTAATCCATTCTTCATTTTCTGCTCTATGTGGAACATACACTATTTTCTTAACTTCAGAGTAATGTTTTTTTATCTTACTTAAACAATCTATATAGACCTCAGCACTCTCTAAAATTCCTTTTTCAACTAATGGACTTCCTAAAAGCCAAACTTCCTGTAGTTTTTCCCTTTCTGAACTAATTGATTTCATATAAAGGTAATTATTTTTAGTAACCAGTAAGTTTTCACTACTTGGTAAATCGTAGACAGTGAAGAGAACTAAATTATCCACATGTTTCTGAATGGGAACATTTCCAAGATAAACCATAGACTTAATTAGTTTTTTCAAACGATCCTTACTATCGCCATTCAAAAATTTTCGCCTTTCATTTTCAGATGTAAGCACTCTATGTATTCTCAACGAAACAGTACCATCATCTATTAACACAGTTTGTCTTGGATTAACTTTATTCACAAAATCTCTCATCAAATCAGATCTATAGTCACCGATAAAAACTAAATCGGGATCTTTATATGTCTTATACTCTTTTTTGAGTTTTATCATTCTTGTGATCCAGCTAATTTTCCCATTACCGAACCCAATAATTTTTATCGAGTTCCAATCTGACCGATTAACCATTTTAACTATTTGTTTAACAGAATTTGGATTATCTCCATTTAATACTAATAAATCGCACTCTGCACTTTCTAATTTATAATAGTATTTTGCTTCTAGAGAATTTAACAATTGTAGTGGAGATTCAATTATAAAAACATTCATTATAAATTACTCCTTTATTAAAAAATAAAGTGTGACTAGCACACTTTATTTTTTAGCACTGTATTTAGTGTATTAATCACTTTATCTTGTTGTTCTTCTGTCATGCTTGAACCAGATGGTAAACAAACTCCATTTTCAAATAAGAAATCAGAAACACTTATGTCGGAATGTTTATAATATTTAACTCCATCAAATAGGGGTTGCAAATGTAACGGTTTCCACACCGGTCTACCCTCGATGTTGTGTTTGTTTAATTCATCTAAAACAGTTTTTGAATCAGCAATTGCTTCTTTTGGATTAATAACTAACGTCGTTAACCACCTTGTTGAAAAGTATCCCTCGGGCTCTGGCATAAACTCTACTCCAGGTAGATGGGATAAAGATCGACTGTATTTATCAAAGATTTCTCTTCTTCTTGCGACTCTTTCATCTAACACTTCTAACTGAGCTCTACCAACTCCAGCTAAGATATTACTTAAACGATAATTATATCCGGTGGTGCTATGTTGATAGTGGGGTGCTTCGTCTCTTGCTTGTGTTGCTAAAAAACGAGCTTTGTTCATAAGCTCTTCATCGTCAGAAACTATCATACCACCTCCAGAAGTAGTGATGATTTTATTTCCGTTAAACGAAAAGATACTTATTTTACCAAACGAACCACTTCTTCTACCATTATATTTTGCACCAAGTGATTCAGCCGCATCTTCGATCATAGGTACATTATAAATGTCGCATAACTCCATAATCCGATCCATATCTGCACTTTGTCCGTATAAGTTTACAACAACTATGGCTTTTGGGAGTGAGTTATTAGCTTTCGCTTCTTCCAGAGCTCTTTCAAGTGCATTTGGAGACATATTCCACGTTTCAGGATTTGAATCTATAAATACGGGTGTTGCACCTGCATATAATATAGGATTAGCGCTTGCAACAAATGTCAAGCTTGAGCAAAAAACTATATCTCCCTGTTTAATACCTAATAGTTGTAACGCAAGGTGAATACCAGCCGTACCTGAACTCACAGCTGCAGCACTTTTAACTCCTACATATTCAGCAACTTGTTTCTCAAACGCATCTACGTTTGGACCTAATGGTGCAATCCAGTTCGTTTCAAAAGCGTGATTAATATACTTTTGTTCATTTCCACTCATATGTGGGGGAGATAATAATATTCTTTCTGTCATCTTAAATCAGCCTCTTTTTAATTATTTTAACAGGAACACCGACTGCTACCACATGGTCATCGATATTTCTTATAACTACAGAACCTCCACCTACTACTGTTCTTTCACCAATCACAATGCCTTGGATGACATTACTTCCAATACCAATGTGTGTTCCCATCCTGATTTTCACATTCCCCGCAAGATGAA is from Radiobacillus kanasensis and encodes:
- a CDS encoding DegT/DnrJ/EryC1/StrS family aminotransferase: MTERILLSPPHMSGNEQKYINHAFETNWIAPLGPNVDAFEKQVAEYVGVKSAAAVSSGTAGIHLALQLLGIKQGDIVFCSSLTFVASANPILYAGATPVFIDSNPETWNMSPNALERALEEAKANNSLPKAIVVVNLYGQSADMDRIMELCDIYNVPMIEDAAESLGAKYNGRRSGSFGKISIFSFNGNKIITTSGGGMIVSDDEELMNKARFLATQARDEAPHYQHSTTGYNYRLSNILAGVGRAQLEVLDERVARRREIFDKYSRSLSHLPGVEFMPEPEGYFSTRWLTTLVINPKEAIADSKTVLDELNKHNIEGRPVWKPLHLQPLFDGVKYYKHSDISVSDFLFENGVCLPSGSSMTEEQQDKVINTLNTVLKNKVC
- a CDS encoding GtrA family protein, whose product is MNYLFSSQIVRFIIVGFINTFNYYVLYLLLFNLVHFHYMISHILAFLISMVGSFFMNSLFTYKTKPTFKKFFQFPLTYVVNISVSSLAVFILVDLMKFDENISPLLASVIAIPFTFLLSKKILTK
- a CDS encoding glycosyltransferase family 52, yielding MNVFIIESPLQLLNSLEAKYYYKLESAECDLLVLNGDNPNSVKQIVKMVNRSDWNSIKIIGFGNGKISWITRMIKLKKEYKTYKDPDLVFIGDYRSDLMRDFVNKVNPRQTVLIDDGTVSLRIHRVLTSENERRKFLNGDSKDRLKKLIKSMVYLGNVPIQKHVDNLVLFTVYDLPSSENLLVTKNNYLYMKSISSEREKLQEVWLLGSPLVEKGILESAEVYIDCLSKIKKHYSEVKKIVYVPHRAENEEWIKVYDKLGFEILRPDASIELYLMIKKEIPNVVASFYSSALGNIYNIFGEQIQIDSFIIPKEQLPEKSKAEIINIYDYYSRLVNTIPL
- a CDS encoding glycosyltransferase family 2 protein is translated as MKLSIIVPCYEEEKVLKKFYNITTEILTQNNYNYEIIFVNDGSKDNTKNIIKDLSSNDKKVKFASFSRNFGKEAAMLAGLTFASGDAYIIMDADLQHPPSLIPEMVKGYKEGFDQVIARRTRKGESVSRSSVSKLYYRLINKFVDVELTDGIGDFRLLSKRAANAIVKMQEYNRFSKGLFSWIGFEEKVIEYDNIIRGEGESKWTFSKLLSYGIDGIISFNNKPLRVTIYLGFFVTLLAVLYVIFSFFQKVIYGIDVPGYFTTISSVLILGGIQLISLGVIGEYIGRIYYETKRRPHFIIEDQSIERE
- a CDS encoding SpoIID/LytB domain-containing protein; translated protein: MKKIIVFFSVLFVFLVFTNSEKVSAASPGLISVKLYNHIGNKSSIDFEVSGTYKITGLNYALKEGRIYTVKIQSGDVILMDGSTTITKSTSGINIYPTLYSDSSFVTVHDSVRQGKILSYYGEMNFKKEGSYVRPYNKLFIEDYLKGVVGFEMYPSWDIEALKAQTLAARTHALPFVDSSTKTIIDSQNDQVYAGIVTGSTYQNVIKAVESTRGQIINYNGNPISAVYSSSNGGKIISNENYGWSNDEYHPYLTTKLDPYDSFSGNSYNNWSFYLAETQIDVSTKDLKRPQDWWSSVSEADSSFINNLKSNLYTNGISKDYELKITKIFGLDLINNTMQSDIVYKGNIEIQYMLRNKVTGEYRKNSSNDIARFQNIFTFNMTTFRSMFGWAKMKSININSVTDTGSQYKIEGSGFGHAVGMSQHGAQNMAQNHGKNYRDILGFYYQGTTINLTGKIPAEASVSSITTDLSSPQNAKDTIRVTANASGGSQLIYQFWVGYQGEWKLIQNYSGKSYVDWTPDTSGNYTLNVHVKDKYSSKDYDDYITKEFVINEPIKVDGLSTSKTSPQELGQTINISASASGSTSLEYKFWAQNIDTNQWILLNDYSSSSTISWLPSESGNYKLVVHVREVGSTKSYDAYRTLDYKISEPPRVNISEITVDKVSPQVTGSNINVTAVATGETTLEYKFWAENTSTGKWTLIRNYGSSATANWTPNVAGDYKLVVHAREVGSSKSYDAYRTLNYKISEPPKINVSNLTVDKASPQEAGTNINVSAEASGGTSLEYKFWAENTDTGKWTLIRNYGSSATTSWTPSEAANYKLVVHVRNVGSTKSYEAYQTLSYVISQPGKITINKVTTDKSSPQVTGTSINVSAEASGGTSLEYKFWAENTDTGKWTLIRNYGSSATTSWTPSEAANYKLVVHVRNVGSTKSYEAYQTLTYVISQPGKVTVNKVTADKSSPQVIGTSINVSAEASGGTSLEYKFWVENTETGEWTLIRDYGASSSTNWLPNQVGTYKLVVHVRDINSTRSYDSYNTLMFEIKE
- a CDS encoding YfhO family protein produces the protein MFNLRSGLETIKNSNIIIYLLCFIIPMLVFGIVLICFNIYPFGSKSFLIKDMFGQYIEFYNYFYDVLTTSDSLFYSWKASLGMNFFGVYGYYLSSIFSPLIILFERESIPESIVLMTLLKVGSAGLTSSIYLKKVIGINSYGQIIFSVSYALMAYSIVYAQNIMWLDGVVLLPVILLGVEYLIKSNKVLFLSFFLALMFVSNFYISYMVGIFSFMYFWARLIIENKNITLKEIIKKVSLFLGSTVLGICLSFINTLPVVFALVNASSSPTQLLMDVKPLFSILDFMSKFYNGAYDSLLSTGLPNIYIGIFPTLLLPVYFTMKEITKREKITFGILLLVVFLSFEIPIINSAWHGFDSPNMFPFRYSFLFSFLMILISSKVFMEMCSGSRVKSRFLILQAVTMVTILFIFRERTFHMVSIITNLTLIVSLLSLLYLSLIRRKDVVAKFLLILIIVVDLGLNAFVLLSNIESDYKIPSRSEYHDSNYRKVIQKIEDVDPVFYRIETDIPRSFNSPFRLDYKGLRHFSSMTNSNMVDAMNKLGYTTFSQKWTSPIGGTLVTDSILGIKYFIGLDNVEKHGYDKYLQIDTLEVQKNKNYLPIGFMVNDNFKELKMENNNPFKLQNNIINKMLGVRSGQNGVFKSLKPVSISYKNVTLNQQNGEYRLIKKSEKKVGEVSYKFDIRGMKELYALIRPSVFGESKVFVNGKLIDNYPTTYNNNIIDLGGYKEEIVTVDFVFHEPELLIYRDLFYELDIHKLNRQLGMLKDNRLNLTKWSGNTIEGNIDVKKSGELFLSIPYDKGWTVFVNNKKVTPNQVMGAFVSIDLSKGNNHVKMQYTSPGFIWGMLTSIISLIIFFYIFLREKGIHVLFHRKL